A region from the Symphalangus syndactylus isolate Jambi chromosome 2, NHGRI_mSymSyn1-v2.1_pri, whole genome shotgun sequence genome encodes:
- the LOC129464925 gene encoding ATPase PAAT isoform X1 — METRTKDGGLTRSLTLASSWDVAGGALTHSLLLTRAGLGPGDFDWEELLAPPAPGQDLVILKRNLNNKDENPCFLYLRCGPYGGEEIASIGILSSARNMEVYLGEEYCGTSRGKNVCTVLDDSEHEKIILYKKYLKLESSTHACKIKLLSFGERQCVFISKVVVHVRSVFTNSSTSSPALGSRIDLDKVQTIMESMGSKLSPGAQQLMDMVRFQQRNCIPIGEQLQSVLGNTGYKHMIGLQSSSTLGTLDKSSSTPFPFRTGLTSGNVTENLQTYIDKSTQLPGGENSTKLDECKIMPQNHSFLENDLKNAVASFLPKKASDNSNIPNSELLPFLQNLCSQVNHLHVGNKTECQENITKHGERILGVGMEEQPVCSYLEKILSKNMQLMEKKLMDYIDQRIHKLQEHIDDKIALLMDLLQNPNSPPTGIPLRHYDSGERLSNGER, encoded by the exons ATGGAGACGCGGACCAAGGACGGGGGCCTCACCCGCAGCCTCACGCTGGCCTCTTCTTGGGATGTTGCAGGCGGGGCCCTGACCCACAGCCTCCTCCTCACCCGGGCCGGTCTTGGCCCCGGTGACTTCGACTGGGAGGAGCTGCTGGCACCGCCTGCTCCAGG TCAGGATCTGGTGATTTTGAAGAGAAACCTCAACAACAAAGATGAAAACCCCTGCTTTCTTTACCTGAGGTGTGGCCCTTATGGAGGTGAAGAAATCGCTTCTATTGGCATTTTAAGTTCAGCAAGAAATATGGAAGTGTACTTAGGAGAGGAGTACTGTGGAACCAGTAGGGGCAAGAATGTTTGTACTGTCCTGGATGACAG tgaacatGAAAAGATCATTTTGtacaaaaaatatctaaaattggaGTCCTCCACACATGCttgtaaaataaag CTGCTCTCCTTTGGCGAAAGGCAGTGTGTGTTCATCAGTAAAGTTGTGGTACACGTGAGATCAGTTTTTACAAATTCTTCAACAAGCTCTCCTGCTCTAGGATCGAGGATAGACCTTGACAAGGTCCAAACCATAATGGAGTCCATGGGGTCAAAGTTATCTCCTGGAGCTCAGCAGTTGATGGATATGGTTAGGTTTCAGCAGCGG AATTGTATTCCCATTGGAGAGCAGCTTCAGTCGGTGTTGGGCAATACTGGATACAAGCATATGATTGGACTACAATCCTCATCTACCTTAGGAACCTTAGACAAGTCATCCTCCACACCTTTTCCTTTTAGAACTGGATTGACATCTGGGAACGTGACTGAAAACTTACAAACTTACATTGATAAAAGTACACAACTGCCTGGTGGAGAGAATTCTACCAAGCTTGATGAGTGTAAAATTATGCCTCAAAACCATTCCTTTCTTGAAAATGATCTTAAAAATGCAGTGGCCTCTTTCTTACCAAAGAAAGCAAGTGACAACTCAAATATACCTAACTCTGAGTTGCTGCCTTTTCTCCAGAATTTATGTAGTCAAGTTAATCATCTCCATGTGGGAAATAAGACCGAGTGTCAGGAAAACATCACCAAGCATGGTGAACGCATTCTTGGTGTTGG aatGGAAGAGCAACCTGTTTGCTCCTACTTGGAAAAGATTCTTTCTAAAAATATGCAACTGATGGAAAAGAAACTTATGGATTACATTGATCAGCGAATACATAAACTCCAGGAGCACATTGATGATAAGATTGCTTTGTTAATGGATTTGCTGCAAAATCCTAACTCCCCGCCCACTGGGATACCTCTAAGACATTATGACTCTGGAGAAAGACTTTCAAATGGAGAAAGATAA
- the LOC129464925 gene encoding ATPase PAAT isoform X2 — translation METRTKDGGLTRSLTLASSWDVAGGALTHSLLLTRAGLGPGDFDWEELLAPPAPGQDLVILKRNLNNKDENPCFLYLRCGPYGGEEIASIGILSSARNMEVYLGEEYCGTSRGKNVCTVLDDSEHEKIILYKKYLKLESSTHACKIKLLSFGERQCVFISKVVVHVRSVFTNSSTSSPALGSRIDLDKVQTIMESMGSKLSPGAQQLMDMVRFQQRNCIPIGEQLQSVLGNTGYKHMIGLQSSSTLGTLDKSSSTPFPFRTGLTSGNVTENLQTYIDKSTQLPGGENSTKLDECKIMPQNHSFLENDLKNAVASFLPKKASDNSNIPNSELLPFLQNLCSQVNHLHVGNKTECQENITKHGERILGVGNRMPVMKSSLCNQSRGDWLQP, via the exons ATGGAGACGCGGACCAAGGACGGGGGCCTCACCCGCAGCCTCACGCTGGCCTCTTCTTGGGATGTTGCAGGCGGGGCCCTGACCCACAGCCTCCTCCTCACCCGGGCCGGTCTTGGCCCCGGTGACTTCGACTGGGAGGAGCTGCTGGCACCGCCTGCTCCAGG TCAGGATCTGGTGATTTTGAAGAGAAACCTCAACAACAAAGATGAAAACCCCTGCTTTCTTTACCTGAGGTGTGGCCCTTATGGAGGTGAAGAAATCGCTTCTATTGGCATTTTAAGTTCAGCAAGAAATATGGAAGTGTACTTAGGAGAGGAGTACTGTGGAACCAGTAGGGGCAAGAATGTTTGTACTGTCCTGGATGACAG tgaacatGAAAAGATCATTTTGtacaaaaaatatctaaaattggaGTCCTCCACACATGCttgtaaaataaag CTGCTCTCCTTTGGCGAAAGGCAGTGTGTGTTCATCAGTAAAGTTGTGGTACACGTGAGATCAGTTTTTACAAATTCTTCAACAAGCTCTCCTGCTCTAGGATCGAGGATAGACCTTGACAAGGTCCAAACCATAATGGAGTCCATGGGGTCAAAGTTATCTCCTGGAGCTCAGCAGTTGATGGATATGGTTAGGTTTCAGCAGCGG AATTGTATTCCCATTGGAGAGCAGCTTCAGTCGGTGTTGGGCAATACTGGATACAAGCATATGATTGGACTACAATCCTCATCTACCTTAGGAACCTTAGACAAGTCATCCTCCACACCTTTTCCTTTTAGAACTGGATTGACATCTGGGAACGTGACTGAAAACTTACAAACTTACATTGATAAAAGTACACAACTGCCTGGTGGAGAGAATTCTACCAAGCTTGATGAGTGTAAAATTATGCCTCAAAACCATTCCTTTCTTGAAAATGATCTTAAAAATGCAGTGGCCTCTTTCTTACCAAAGAAAGCAAGTGACAACTCAAATATACCTAACTCTGAGTTGCTGCCTTTTCTCCAGAATTTATGTAGTCAAGTTAATCATCTCCATGTGGGAAATAAGACCGAGTGTCAGGAAAACATCACCAAGCATGGTGAACGCATTCTTGGTGTTGG AAACAGGATGCCTGTGATGAAAAGTTCCCTTTGTAACCAGTCCAGAGGAGACTGGTTACAACCATGA